The Arcobacter sp. CECT 8986 DNA window TATAAAGATGCAAAACAGTATTTATTAGATAATTATGACAAAGAAGAGATTTTATATGTAGTTACTGGTTCACCGCTGTTTTTTAGTGCAGGAACGATAATTGCTAAAAGTTTACCAACAAATAGCGTAAAACTGATAAATAATAGCTCTTCAAAAACATATCTTTTAGAGAAGTTATTTATTAGTGAACTTGATGTAGATACTATCTCTTTACATGGAAGAGATAATTTTGATTTACAAAATTTTTTACAAAACAAATATACTTTTGTAGTTTGTGATAAAAATACAATTTCAAGACTGAAAATAGCACTTTCTTATTTTGAAGCTAATAGCATCAAAACTACTATTGGATATAAATTAGGATTTGAAGATGAAGAGATTAAAGAGATTGATTTAATTAATTTTGATGAAAATTCAATAGATTTAAATGCACCATTTGTACTTTTGATAAAAAAAGAGTTTGAACAAACAAATATAATCAGTGAAGATGTAGAGTTTGAAACTGAAAGAGGAATGATTACTAAAAAGTATAAAAGACAACTAACTTTACAAAATCTTGATTTAGAACCAAACCAATTATTGTGGGATATTGGTGCAGGAAGTGGAAGTTGTGCTATTGAAGCTTTTAAAAGATATAAAGTAAAAACTACACTATTTGAAAAGAATGAAACAAGAGTTGAGTTTATAAAACAAAACTTGAAAAATCACTATGTAGCAGAAACTAAACTTTTTATAGGTGAAGCACAAGAGTATTTTAATACTTTAGAAGAAGTACCTCAAAGAATATTTGTAGGTGGAGGTGGAGTTGAAGTTATAAAACAACTTCCAAAATTGTATGAAATACTAGATAATAAAGGAATAATGCTTATAAATGCAATTACATTAAAACACCTAAACCTAATGCTTACAGTATTAAATGAAGCAAAAATCGAGTATGAAATACACTCAATTTCACTTACGACATACAAGGGTAAACTAGATTTAGTAGAGCCTGAGAGACAACTATTTCAAATAAAAATAAATAAAAATGAGGAAGAATAATATGGTATATTTTATAGGTGCGGGTCCTGGCGACCCTGATTTAGTAACTGTAAAAGCTCAAAAAATACTTCAAAAAGCTGATGCAGTTTTATATACTGGCTCACTAGTTCCAAAAGAAGTTCTTTCTTGGTGTAAAGAAGATGCAATTATAAAAGACTCTCAAGGAATGAAATACCCAGAGATTTTCGCTTTTTTAAAAGAG harbors:
- the cbiT gene encoding precorrin-6Y C5,15-methyltransferase (decarboxylating) subunit CbiT, encoding MVTIAGNGMGDYDFSNLNFDISKFDKIICDPNFKEEAKNILKLKYKDAKQYLLDNYDKEEILYVVTGSPLFFSAGTIIAKSLPTNSVKLINNSSSKTYLLEKLFISELDVDTISLHGRDNFDLQNFLQNKYTFVVCDKNTISRLKIALSYFEANSIKTTIGYKLGFEDEEIKEIDLINFDENSIDLNAPFVLLIKKEFEQTNIISEDVEFETERGMITKKYKRQLTLQNLDLEPNQLLWDIGAGSGSCAIEAFKRYKVKTTLFEKNETRVEFIKQNLKNHYVAETKLFIGEAQEYFNTLEEVPQRIFVGGGGVEVIKQLPKLYEILDNKGIMLINAITLKHLNLMLTVLNEAKIEYEIHSISLTTYKGKLDLVEPERQLFQIKINKNEEE